Genomic segment of Chelmon rostratus isolate fCheRos1 chromosome 2, fCheRos1.pri, whole genome shotgun sequence:
CACTGAATTcgtgggaaaaaaaatggatggcTTAGATTTGACAGGCTCCCCCAAAGGGTCAAAAAAACTGTGAGCTTGCTCTGCTCTGGTTGTAGTCGTATGTTTAATGAACACAAGCAGCCTCTGGCATTCtaatgtcagtttgtgtgacaGCTTTTTGTTAAATCTTTGGCCATTCAGTCTTAAAATGACACTTGACAAAAGGTTAAATAAGATAAATTGTAGATCAGGTTAGATTAGTTAAATTCTaaatttcatttgtctttgtttcccaGATGTTCATTTAACTCCAAAGTTGACTGGAAGACCATTACAACTTCAGAATGTTCACAGCATCTTCTTCAACACTGTTTAAACTGACTTGGACACCACAAAAACGAAGGGAAACCAATGCCTTTCCTACACAAAGAAGAGCACAATTGTTTATCACCTAGTTAAGAAAGGATCTCCTGTGGTATCAAATCAGAAACTTGTGCATTCCTTCTTGGACCATTTTATGTTACcttgaaagagaaaacaacactATCATCccatgcaaatgtgtgtgtcttgaaAGCAAATGTTGGAGTGTAATTGTACaaattatttaacttttttttttttttaaagaattctATTCTGATGGTTTGTTATTCTTGATGGCTTtctttttgtcatatttctttAGTGGTTTTAGATATGTTTGAATTACAGCTTGTCTTTCTAATCCAGTTAAATCATATAAGAcagatgagagaaaacatgcagcaaGTAATGCAAGTAAAAGCTTGGATCATATTACACGAGCAGCTTTCAAAATGTCCATGATGTATTTATATActagctgtttttgtttcatcacaGCCTTTTGCACATGAAGAAGCTTTGCCTCTCAACTAATACTATGTTAACTAACCAAGCACATGCTATAAGTTATGAATGCTCATTCCAGTACAAAAGGAGTTATTACGAGTAACTTATACAGTTAACCCCCTTAATTCTTGTACATGCCTTTGACTTTGGGTGGGACGGGGTGGGGTAGCAAGGTAGGTTCTGAGATAATTGGGGCATGGCTGGATTTTATTATATGGATGGGGGATTGTGTTTAGTATCCACTTTGAGTGAAACACCTCACCTGACTAAATAGACACTTCCTTTGCTTGGGACTGCAGTTGCAACTCTGTGaatgaaatgtacaaatcaATGTCTGAAAATAATGGTCTGATGTTTTAAGTTAAGACATTTAATTTTGTCTGCCATGAGTTAATTTAGATGTGCATGCTGTAGACTTGCTTTCAATGGTGCAAAATcctagattttttttgtttgtttctgaaagGAGAGTAGCCTATCATTGATTGATCTTAATAGAAGCCaatttttttttggctccaaCTCTGCATACATCATGTACTAATACTGGTAACGCTATGCACCAGAGTGAGCAAGAATGGAGAAAGACTTAATATTGATTGCATACTTAGTGTAAATTATGCTTACCAGTTCTATTGATGCCAATTTTTGTAATAATTATAACAATCATTGTGAGAATTCTATCCTTGACAagtccttttctctccttcaaaTCTTCACACTCAATGGAACAAAAACGTCCTCACATACTGTCCATACTAAaacttttgtacattttttttttcttggtcttAAATTGAAAATCAGAGCATCTGAATGACAACATTTCACTGTATACAGAAGCACTTTTGTTAAAGTTAAgacatattttcacttttcttttttctgcgATGATGTACAATAAATgtgatgtatttgtgtgtggCCACAAGTGAAAATGCAATTCAACTGAGATGGattcccttttctctttccattAATATTATAGAGCTCTGCACCCTTATGTaccttttcactttttgtatttcatttcagtctgttgGTGTTACACGGTGAGCTGGATGCAAGATAGATACTGTACTAAATTGTACTGTTATTGattgaaaaatgtaataaaaagcTGTTTGAGATCTGTTTTTGTTGAGTTGAATCCAAAAGCTGcattacatattttattgtttttgtaagGGTGTGTAGTGTAGCCTATATTTCACCACACTGATGTGTCATTCGGGTTTGGTATTTTTCTGCTTTGGGATCAGTAACTCAGAGTAGTTTGGGGATTAAGGAGAGGCAAGCAACACCAGACCAAttgtaaaagttaaaaaaaaacacagtcaaagtATGTAGTTTAGctttacttttcatttaatGATTGTTACTTGTCTTACTTTGTTTTTAAGACCATTAACTATTTATGttcatcttattttcattttgttataGACTATCCAAAAGAAAATCTACCAAACATTTGTAATACCACTACAGTAGTTGCAATTTTGTGTGTTAATGATCTGTGGCTGGTGTCGCGCTCTACTTTTGTCATGCAacagctttcctttttttctacggtatacttttactttaaggtATCTTtgtcagaaacaaacactgtaaaatactgTTGTTATGGAGGGCACATATTTTTTCATATCTCTAAACTGATACTTTTGTGGATTGGCTGCTTACACCGACTTTTTGTACTACattatatttgatatatttacgggatatatttatatatttaatttttttatgtATAAGATAAGCTAGTACTTTATGAATCCCCAGCCGAGGAActttgggtattacagcagcaggtaatagcatttggaaaagaaaacagaaacagagaaattaaaaaacaaaataaaagctgactatataaatgtacatattatacaagggACTATAtgtaagaaaaatatatattgctgcaaGAACTAtagaaaaattgccataaaaatatactaccAGAAATagattttacacaaacagatattacacaaattgcacatgggtAGCAATTGCAAATGGTGGATAATGTAACTACAGCATGACAGCTATAGCACAGTAATAAATTAACAGTTTAAGACTGTCAAATTAATTGACATCATCCTCTTTATCAACTTGTTTATTACCAATGTCTAGGACTTAACCCAGATCTGCGATTTATTGTTCAAAACAGTCATAATCAGAAATCCTTTGGTAACAAATTTGAAGTTGAATTGTCAGTGTTTACCTGACAGTTTTAGTCAGTTAATGTTAATCATCTAACTGTCTTATTTTCAGCCCGAACTAACCCGAGAGAGGCTGATTCaacaaatgtttacatttacatgcGCCGGACAATTGCGCAGGCGGTCATCTATGATGAAAAGTCACTTTCTGGTGGTATAACAGAAGTGGGAACGTTTTAAATTGGGGTCAACTctttgtgataaaaaaaaaaaaaatgaaattgagaAAATTCGTTTCATAGAATGCAGGCTCGACGAATATTTATTTCAGAGTGAATACACCCCACGGGACAACCCACGAGTACCGCCATCTTCCCCTCAGCCAGCCACCGTAACAACAAGCTAACGGAAGCTGCTGTAGCGGATGTTCCTGGCCTAAGATACTCCCTTACAGGGGAGGGGGGCTACATCACATTATTATCAAAAATACTCAATTCATTAAGTGGTATTGCATTCTATAGAAAAAACCAAATATATACTGACATCTAAGTGATGTTTTTACAAATACATGCGTACGAATGATTAAATTACTGGCTTTAGCAACTACACAATCCAAACGCATTAACCGCCAAAAAATGAAACCGTCCATTCTAATGACGTAGTTCCTTTTTCGCTTAGATAATGCCATTTTGGTAGGCCGTGCTTGGTGGTTGATTTTTCGCCTCGTGGAAAAATATTGTACGTTATAATTGTAATTTTGAATCTGGGACGAGACAAGCGTTTTGTTGAAGTTGCATAACTTCATTAACCAGCACAGGCCATTTTGAGGACACCGTTTTGTCGGATTGGTTCTCGGGGGACCGTACGCACTTTTCATTAAGCGGCACAGTGGAACGGTCGTCGTCCAGTGTTGACGACACAGCTCCCCGTCCCAACGAACAAAGGAACAGTAAGGTCGATGCACGCTTGTTAGCGCCCGTAAAGCGAAATATTTTTTATGAAATAATTTAACGTTAAACTCGGCCTAACGGCATTTTTGTTACAGTATTTTCACTTGAGACGCTTTTTCATCAAATATAACTGATCGAGTAGCCTGAGTCATTCAGTCCTGTTAGCAACACCGGCTAAGGTTAGCCGCAATTGTTGGCAACTAgcgagctaactgctaactttAGCATTGTTTTGACTAAAGCCAGAAGTTTTCTTTTTGGGGAAAATGGCCGAAGTGTATATCCGagtggcagaggaggaaaacgAGGAACCCATGGAGATCCCGTCTGAGGACGACGGCACCGTTTTGCTTTCAACCGTGGCAGCTCAGTTTCCAGGGGCGTGTGGCCTACGATTCAGGAGCCCCGTGTCTCAGTGCATGCGAGGAGTGCGTCTTGTGGAAGGGGTACTGCACGCGCCAGAGAGCGGATGGGGGAATGTCGTGTTTGTGGTGAATTATCCAAAAGGTAGATACGAGCACTTTGCATACACTCGTCTTTATGTAACGCTTTTTCCGAACAGGTGGCCAGATGTAACGTTATTTATAATTCATGATGTAGCTTCAGCACACTGAAAATAGACGAGAATGACGCGTTGTTGTCCACGCCCTCAAAAGTGCGCTTTGTGGCGCTAAATCCATTCACAAAACGAAGTGAGCGAGATCAACAttttgtatgttgtttgttttgtattaaagGTTGTCAATTAATTTTCGGGTATCTTGCCAGGCTGTTGGCAGCCCTGCAGTAAATGTTATCTTCTTGGAGGGTATATAgtttgctgatgctgtttttttagtAGATGCTGTTTCTACTAAGGTGTTGGTATTCAATTAAGTATAAGCAAATACCTGTGTAATGCCATACAAGTAAACAGGTGCTCCAACTAGAGCTCCTGAAATGACCATTAAGTTGAATTGACACCTTtgaaacagtttcaacaaaaactttGGAAATGTGGTTTAGTATTAGAGTATCAGGCTGTGTTAGTCTAAGATAGGTGGGCCTAATAGACTTTGTGCAAATGTCAACTGTAGGTCCTAAGAACTGCATAATCATTGCAATTCAGTGACAtgaaaaccaaataaataataTGCATTTGTTTAACAATTGCAGAAGCCCAATGACCTGTATTGGTTTCAACAATGTTCCAGATAGCTGggtggatagatagatagatagctggatagacagatagatagcTGGATAgacagatacatacatacatacatacttactttattaatctccaaagagaaatttacatttccagcagctcaaagggtggaaacacaagggcatgcaaaaaagaacaactttcaagtcaGGAGgctaaaaaacaatacaaaataccaacTAACAGTTTACGAAAAAAagacataataaaaaatagtgagataaatatatagaactaagctatacaagatAAACATCTGGCGGTTAAATGTGTGcccagtagtgcagttgtgcaaaatgacattgtgcaacagtcattttcaagtAATGACGCAAAAATACAGCGCAAAATACAAACTAACGATATAAGAAGAAATAGTGGGATAAAAATAAGACTAAGCTATACAAGAAATATTCATGGGACATATTTGTTGTGTAGAGAGTCAGAGCAGTAATGGCATGGAAGGTCAATGCTGTCATAGCTTACTATtaggtaaaaatacaattaatttctctgttcatcacattttagacaacaaaaggaaaatggaGGAAATTGATGCAtcctctgctgtgaaaatgaagagaGGGGATATGAAGACATCTGACCTAATCGTTCTGGGTCTTCCCTGGAAAACAACTGAGCAGGACCTCAAAGACTACTTCAGCACATTTGGAGAAGTCATCATGGTCCAGGTATAAAATTGGTAACATTAATAAAACTCACATTGCTTTGCAACATCTTGTTTCTTCATTACtggatgtttgttttattttctgtctcagGTAAAACGAGATGCCAAGACTGGAAATTCTAAAGGATTTGGCTTTGTGAGGTTTACAGAGTATGAGGCTCAAGAGAAGGTGATCTCCCAGCGCCATATGATTGACGGCCGATGGTGTGACTGCAAGCTTCCAAACTCGAAGGTGAATATGGTAATGTCCATGCACATACCCACACATtatgtgaatgaaaatgatgtACATCTTGAGATTAATGCTCCATTGCCTGTAGAATTTCctaatttgttttccttttcttaacAGCAAGGTCCAGATGAGCCACTGAGGAGTCGAAAAGTGTTTGTAGGCCGTTGCACAGAAGACATGACCACAGATGACCTACGGCAGTTCTTTATGCAGTATGGTGAAGTCACAGATGTCTTCATCCCCAAGCCATTCcgtgcttttgcttttgtcacATTTGCAGATGATCAGGTACATGTTAAATGTATATATAGCACTTGATGTTGTAGTGGTACCGCTGCCCAGATGACCTGATTCGTGTCTTTTTCCTCACAGGTTGCCCAGTCTCTCTGTGGAGAGGACCTAATTATCAAAGGCGTCAGCGTTCACATCTCAAATGCTGAGCCCAAACATGGAAATAGGCAGTTTGATCGTACAGCACGGTTTGGAAATGGTTTTGGAGCTCAAGCATTTGGTAGCAGCCGTAGTGGGTTAGGGAGCAGCACTAACAGTAGTCTGGCGAATTTTGGTTCCTTCAGTCTGAACCCTGCTATGATGGCAGCTGCACAGGCTGCTCTGCAGAGTAGTTGGGGGATGATGGGTATGCTGGCTAGCCAGCAGCAGACATCCACCTCAGGTAGCACCTCCAGTGGGACAAGCTCTAGTAGGGACCAGAGTCAGTCTTTCAGTACAGGCAACAGCAACTACGGCACCAGCTCAGCCAGTCTTGGCTGGGGAACAGGTTCAAACTCTACAACCAGTGGTAGTGGGTTTAGTTCAGGTTTTGGGTCCAGTATGGAGTCAAAGTCATCTGGGTGGGGTATGTAAGTTAAATGTGTGTATGGTAAGTATTGTGACAATGATGAGTCTTTTTGAAAATTTATTTCTGGTGTTGATGCGTATCTGACAACTTAACACTTTTGTGGAAGATGTTTTGTAAATTTGGAAAAATGCTAAAGATTTAATTTAGAAAGTGCTGAAGTGAATTGTTTATCAGGATGTCTGACTAAAGTGCTATTTTTGATGTCTCATTTGTTTGTATCCATTTCAACTGGATTCTCTAATGCATGTATTGTGAAATGTGATATAACCATTTTGAAAATGCATGAATGTTTGTGGTTCATCATTATCCGGCTTTGTCATCGATTTAAAAGGCAATCTTGCATTGGGAAGAATCTGGTTGAAACGTAAATGTTTTAAGTGCAACTTTATTTGCAGTCAAGTTCTGTGGAAAAGCCTTCATTGAAATCTCTTCTGCAGTTCACCTCTCTTCCATTTTCCTGTGAGGAAGCTCCTCTTTGGCAGCATTCTTGGGGTGATATCGGTATCATTCTCCCTCTTCCCACCTGTAAATGCTATGCCATCAAAGAACGGCTTCACTCCGCATGTTCTAAGAGACGGTGGGTGTTTTCACTTTTATCCACTTTTAAATGGAAAGAACTGCGCAACTGACATTTTAAGAACTGATGAGTGCGATTGAGGATGGCTTGTGGCGAAGAGTGAAGCGATGAGTGAGCGAACGGAGAGACGCGTGAAACGGACTGGTTGTGCGGTGAAAGAGCCCAATTTGACTGctttttgagtgtgtgagtggaAGCTGCAGATGCTACGAGCGCCTCCCCTAACATGGACATTCATTAATTAGTActtcaagatttttttttttatctttgcaAGTTTTTCCTTACTCTTAAGTATGTGGAAGTgcagaaatatcaaaatgtaGTGGAATGTTGTGCTGAATATTTGTATTACTTATATTATCTGATTTGAATGCTGTATGGTGTGTGCTTTCATGTTATTGAACTGATCTGTAAGTGTGTACTTGATGTGGATGACACCTGCTGAAGACTCTGGGGGACGCGAGTGATAGTGTGAGAACGTGGAGTGGTGTGTCCAATGGTTCCCAGTAGCTCTTGTTGTTTGTGAGgtgttttaaaaacatgtcaaatgaaGGGAGTTCTCTAATAAAGTTCATTTGAATAGATGCTTAGTTGATATTACTTGGGTCaatttgtcaaataaaaaaacatctaattCGATTCACATATCTAGGGACCTTGGGCTCTGCTGGTCGAGGTCTCCGTTTGAACCCTGACTGAAGTCTGTACTGAAGGACGAAGACGGAAGTTCCAACACTTTCAGTGTGTGGCCTTCTCAGACATGACATGGGGTAGTACCtgtctttttgctgcttttgatggCTTGTCAGAACAGGTTTTGTTTACATTGTCAGAAATGCGTCAATTTAGTTATGTTTAAAACAGGTTATAGGGGGTAGTGTACTGGATATATTAAGATGTTTCAAATTTTGCTGTCCCTATTTACATACAGAATGTAAATAGGGAGGCAAAATATTCTAAACACCTGAATATAATGCACTCCAGCACAGCTTAAACATAATTCACACTTAAGGGTATTTGTAATAGATTgcacaggtgtacctaataaagtggtcACTGGGTATACATTATGGATGGTTTGCCTGACAGTCTTAACAGTTCATTTGAGGTTTCTCCAAGTGCGAAACATTTAGATCACTGGTTACATTTTGGAGAAACATGGCAGGTATATCATTTAGCACCATTCTAATAGTGGAGAGTTCTTGTAGTCTGTCACTCTAACagtgcttaaaaaaaagaacctACTTTCAAATTAGTTGATGCGTGATCATTTTATGTTAAACATCACATTAACATCAGCAGGCCCCAGGTCAGATAAGTGGGGAGTTTTTTTTGCTCTCAATCTGCAGAAAGTGCATAATACTGTCATAAATGAAATACCTCATGCTTGAATTCTTGAAAGTGGTAATGCATAATTCCCATGAAAGAATGATTATGGCACCTTTGATGACACCCAACTCACTGTCATGTATTAGTCAGCCTTCATGTTTATTTGAATGTTGCACACACGTGAGACACTGCAGGCCTGCCTGTGTCTTGTCCTTATTCTCTGCTTTCCTCCTCAgtttctctgctcttcctcttcccagTATTCTTCTTTTTCAAATCCCTCTGCTCCTGGTTCAGttcttcacttttattttgtatgtagTTGGACTGAAATAAAGGCAAATTAAACATTCAATTTGCTGTCTGCTGTAGAATATATACCCTTACACAGTTCCAGTGTACTGACATATGAGGATGAACTGTGAGTCACCTACATTGACTACATGTGCTTGATTTGGTTGCTCTTTAGTTACAACACATTGAATACATGACTAAGTACTAGATAATTCCgttctggaaaaaaaactcaccagTGCTGTACTGCGACGGGCTACAAGCTTTACATCTTCCATAGACACTGTGCTTCGTTTTGCATGCCTGAAATCAAATTTCACATTGTAAATTAGATGTATTATAGAACATTTTAGAGATTATATTAGTTCTACTAGGTTGGAAaagacaaatgaacaaaaaaccTCACCAGGTATTttggttaaattaaaaacacagggtTAACTCACCTGTGAATATGGTTACTAAAGATTCTCACCTTGCAAAGGCCTCCAGGTCTTTAGCAAATATATCTGAAAAAAGTGAGCCAAACAATTGGATGTTGAGTTCAGATTAGCAATAATTAAACTGCATTATATTGATCAGTTACTAATTTGTTGTCATCTCTATTTACATGAGGGGTCAAAATATTAAAGTTTTCTTTTCAAGTCTATTACTCTTCACACagccaacacagcagcagtgaactCAAAACTCCTTGTTTTGTCATTCAAACTCAACCACCAGGAAAACTCTGGTATTTAAACTGTATTTGATGCTTGGCTTGCACACTTTCACgttttttgttatatatatatataaataagtaaaatgtAAGACACCAATTTGTCAACATTTTGCATCTGCAACGTAAAATAAGACCAGCGCCAATTCCCGTTTTGGCCAAAAAACATATCCAGGTGATTATActtttcagtttcatattttCTACATAAAAGAGCAAATCTTTTATAGCAAAGTTTTAGACGTAAACACTGACGTAGTGAGACATACACAGGTGTCTGGTAAAGGAGAACAGTGGCCAGGAGATGACGGGGATCACAATATGTGTGGTGACAAAGCAATGAAAGCTGC
This window contains:
- the tardbpb gene encoding TAR DNA-binding protein 43 isoform X1 encodes the protein MAEVYIRVAEEENEEPMEIPSEDDGTVLLSTVAAQFPGACGLRFRSPVSQCMRGVRLVEGVLHAPESGWGNVVFVVNYPKDNKRKMEEIDASSAVKMKRGDMKTSDLIVLGLPWKTTEQDLKDYFSTFGEVIMVQVKRDAKTGNSKGFGFVRFTEYEAQEKVISQRHMIDGRWCDCKLPNSKVNMQGPDEPLRSRKVFVGRCTEDMTTDDLRQFFMQYGEVTDVFIPKPFRAFAFVTFADDQVAQSLCGEDLIIKGVSVHISNAEPKHGNRQFDRTARFGNGFGAQAFGSSRSGLGSSTNSSLANFGSFSLNPAMMAAAQAALQSSWGMMGMLASQQQTSTSGSTSSGTSSSRDQSQSFSTGNSNYGTSSASLGWGTGSNSTTSGSGFSSGFGSSMESKSSGWGM
- the tardbpb gene encoding TAR DNA-binding protein 43 isoform X2 — translated: MAEVYIRVAEEENEEPMEIPSEDDGTVLLSTVAAQFPGACGLRFRSPVSQCMRGVRLVEGVLHAPESGWGNVVFVVNYPKDNKRKMEEIDASSAVKMKRGDMKTSDLIVLGLPWKTTEQDLKDYFSTFGEVIMVQVKRDAKTGNSKGFGFVRFTEYEAQEKVISQRHMIDGRWCDCKLPNSKQGPDEPLRSRKVFVGRCTEDMTTDDLRQFFMQYGEVTDVFIPKPFRAFAFVTFADDQVAQSLCGEDLIIKGVSVHISNAEPKHGNRQFDRTARFGNGFGAQAFGSSRSGLGSSTNSSLANFGSFSLNPAMMAAAQAALQSSWGMMGMLASQQQTSTSGSTSSGTSSSRDQSQSFSTGNSNYGTSSASLGWGTGSNSTTSGSGFSSGFGSSMESKSSGWGM
- the cenps gene encoding centromere protein S, which translates into the protein MSVDKDETHQRLKAAVHYTVDRICQKTGADHRREFSRQVIAAITETAVRQCDIFAKDLEAFARHAKRSTVSMEDVKLVARRSTALSNYIQNKSEELNQEQRDLKKKNTGKRKSRETEEESRE